A window of bacterium contains these coding sequences:
- the phoU gene encoding phosphate signaling complex protein PhoU, protein MTIRETFDRDLTELQDDFLRMGDLVDTAIRRSIEALQARSTTLAEAVIIADNTINRLHLELEDRCLRLMATQQPMAKDLRMIASVWAMTIDLERMADHAEDIGKITKRLAEEPLLKPLIDIPRMAEMVHEMLRDGLDAFVRRDPDLAERMAAKDDAVDHLYGQVFRELLTYMIEDPKNIQRATHLLMVAQALERMGDHATNIGERVVYMVTGTLKELNV, encoded by the coding sequence ATGACCATACGGGAAACCTTCGATCGCGACCTCACGGAATTGCAGGACGACTTTCTCCGCATGGGCGATCTCGTCGATACCGCGATCCGCCGATCGATCGAGGCCCTCCAGGCGCGCAGCACCACGCTCGCGGAGGCCGTGATCATAGCGGACAACACGATTAACAGGCTGCACCTCGAGCTCGAAGACCGGTGCCTGCGGCTCATGGCGACCCAGCAGCCGATGGCGAAAGACCTTCGGATGATCGCCAGCGTGTGGGCGATGACGATCGACCTCGAGCGTATGGCGGACCACGCGGAAGACATCGGCAAGATCACCAAGCGGCTCGCCGAGGAGCCGCTGTTGAAACCGCTGATCGATATCCCACGGATGGCCGAGATGGTCCACGAGATGCTTCGCGACGGGCTCGACGCGTTCGTCCGCCGTGACCCGGATCTGGCAGAGCGGATGGCCGCGAAAGATGACGCGGTCGATCACCTCTACGGCCAAGTGTTTCGGGAGCTGCTCACCTACATGATCGAAGACCCGAAGAACATCCAGCGGGCGACCCATCTGTTGATGGTCGCGCAGGCCCTCGAGCGAATGGGGGACCACGCCACCAACATCGGCGAGCGCGTCGTTTACATGGTGACGGGGACGCTCAAAGAATTGAACGTCTGA
- the cofC gene encoding 2-phospho-L-lactate guanylyltransferase, with translation MSIGAIVPQKPLAMAKSRLGGVLPAGARAALSLALLERVCAVLRASMGIEDVVVMTPDPVVGAFAAARGVRTVPDPTPGLNAALAEVFRPLSRGSRGILVISADLPLLQPVDIAAIVAAADPRTLVVAPSKDTVGTNALLLPSTVVFRPAFGQASLAAHRHRAEALGLRAILLRRPGLAFDLDTPADLAALRSAQTFNSLSVPVTM, from the coding sequence GTGAGCATCGGTGCGATCGTCCCTCAAAAACCGCTTGCCATGGCCAAGAGCCGTCTCGGAGGGGTCCTCCCCGCCGGGGCGAGGGCGGCGCTCAGCCTCGCGCTCCTGGAACGGGTGTGCGCGGTGCTCCGCGCGAGCATGGGCATTGAAGACGTGGTGGTCATGACGCCGGATCCCGTGGTCGGGGCGTTCGCGGCCGCCCGCGGGGTCAGGACAGTACCGGACCCCACGCCCGGTTTGAACGCAGCGCTGGCCGAGGTGTTCCGGCCCCTGTCTCGGGGCTCCCGCGGGATTCTCGTGATTTCGGCGGACCTGCCGCTGCTGCAGCCGGTGGACATCGCCGCCATCGTCGCGGCCGCGGACCCTCGCACCCTCGTCGTTGCTCCGTCAAAGGACACGGTCGGCACGAACGCACTGCTGCTCCCATCGACCGTCGTATTCCGGCCGGCGTTTGGACAGGCGAGCCTTGCGGCTCACCGGCATCGGGCCGAGGCCCTGGGACTCCGGGCCATTCTGCTCCGCCGGCCCGGCCTCGCGTTCGACCTGGACACGCCGGCCGACCTTGCCGCATTGCGATCCGCTCAGACGTTCAATTCTTTGAGCGTCCCCGTCACCATGTAA